A genome region from Anastrepha ludens isolate Willacy chromosome 3, idAnaLude1.1, whole genome shotgun sequence includes the following:
- the LOC128857571 gene encoding probable cytochrome P450 28d2, whose translation MGECTQPSNCTNTNVELMRTCSPFVTTGDNWKMRRSELVPALTINRIRCFYPAMRDSALKAIEFLTAANARPQNAKELANRFAAQFMCHFIWSVEANAFCDPTKGNASPDWLCPLQRMADAFISQSFKCVRYFIRTDICPWLRKCCPVRFFPAITDRFFQQLLVDSLEARVQQAAQGNKVGRYGLRGDVVDHLQRLVDKKSIKDILQIAGHTTTVLIDGYETAAMLVAHCLLLLARNPRVQQKLRDELISADVANSFDTLNRLPYLDQCLHETLRLFPPLPSLFKLCTETITLQNSDKSFLTLHPGDAVYISTYSFHRDPDYFENPESFWPERFAEELGGVRKYREMGVFMPFGDGPRMCPGRKLGLAEVKVIVSELIKNFLVTCGRNTRSDNKLAADSFLLMLDGDIELVFERLQ comes from the exons ATGGGTGAGTGTACTCAACCATCTAATTGT ACAAATACTAATGTAGAGCTCATGCGTACATGTAGTCCTTTCGTTACTACCGGCGACAATTGGAAGATGAGAAGATCTGAGTTGGTGCCCGCATTGACTATAAATCGG ATCCGTTGCTTCTACCCTGCAATGCGTGACAGTGCTCTGAAGGCCATCGAATTCCTTACAGCTGCCAACGCGCGACCTCAAAATGCCAAAGAG CTCGCCAACCGATTTGCCGCACAATTCATGTGTCATTTCATTTGGAGCGTAGAAGCGAATGCCTTCTGTGATCCAACCAAAGGTAACGCTTCCCCTGACTGGCTTTGCCCATTGCAGCGTATGGCCGATGCCTTCATCTCTCAATCATTTAAATGTGTACGCTATTTTATACGCACTGATATCTGCCCATGGCTACGTAAATGCTGTCCAGTTCGCTTCTTTCCCGCAATCACGGATCGCTTCTTCCAGCAACTACTTGTCGACTCGTTAGAGGCGCGCGTCCAACAGGCCGCCCAAGGAAACAAAGTGGGACGATATGGGTTGCGTGGCGATGTAGTTGATCACTTGCAGCGGCTTGTGGataaaaaatccataaaagACATATTGCAAATCGCTGGACATACAACAACAGTTTTGATTGATGGCTATGAGACGGCAGCGATGCTGGTTGCGCACTGTCTGTTATTG CTTGCACGTAATCCACGCGTTCAACAGAAGCTCAGGGATGAGCTAATCTCCGCTGACGTTGCAAACAGCTTTGACACACTTAACCGGTTGCCTTATTTAGATCAATGTTTACATG AGACGCTACGTCTGTTTCCACCGCTCCCATCACTCTTCAAGCTCTGCACTGAAACTATCACTTTGCAAAATTCTGATAAATCCTTTTTAACTTTGCATCCTGGCGATGCAGTTTATATTTCTACTTACTCTTTCCACCGCGATCctgattactttgaaaatcctGAATCATTTTGGCCTGAACGCTTTGCTGAAGAGTTGGGTGGAGTGCGAAAATATCGAGAAATGGGCGTTTTTATGCCATTTGGCGATGGGCCTCGCATGTGTCCAG GTAGGAAGCTCGGACTTGCTGAGGTGAAAGTCATCGTTTCTGagttaattaaaaactttctaGTGACTTGCGGCCGCAACACGCGCTCCGACAACAAGCTTGCTGCTGACTCATTTCTTCTGATGCTCGATGGTGACATTGAACTTGTATTTGAACGGCTGCAGTGA